Proteins from one Coffea arabica cultivar ET-39 chromosome 8c, Coffea Arabica ET-39 HiFi, whole genome shotgun sequence genomic window:
- the LOC113707004 gene encoding uncharacterized protein — protein sequence MASQQYMDKMQLRQNYRNLWHTDLMRAIQADPPYCCFSLWCAPCVSYLLRKRALYNDMSRYVCCAGYMPCSGRCGESKCPELCLATEVFLCFANSVASTRFLLQDEFNIQTTQCDNCIIGFMFCLSQLACIFSIVAMIVGSDEISEASQLLSCLSDLVYCTVCACMQTQHKVEMDKRDGKFGPQVMAVPPVQQMSRLDQAYPPTVGYPPPAYGQPAGYPPPQAQGYPPPGYPPAGYPK from the exons ATGGCATCGCAGCAGTATATGGATAAGATGCAGCTCCGCCAGAACTATCGCAACCTCTGGCACACTGATCTGATGAGGGCAATTCAAGCTGATCCTCCTT ATTGCTGCTTCTCTCTTTGGTG TGCGCCGTGTGTATCATATTTGCTGCGTAAACGAGCTCTCTACAATGATATGTCAAG GTATGTGTGCTGTGCGGGTTATATGCCTTGCAGTGGTCGGTGTGGAGAAAGCAAATGCCCTGAATTGTGCCTTGCCACTGAG GTTTTCCTGTGCTTTGCAAATTCAGTTGCTTCTACTCGGTTTTTGTTGCAAGATGAGTTCAATATACAAACTACACAATGTGATAATTGCATTATc GGGTTCATGTTCTGCCTTTCACAACTTgcttgcatattttcgattgtGGCAATGATTGTTGGAAGTGATGAAATCTCGGAGGCCTCGCAGTTGCTTTCCTGCTTATCAGATTTGGTCTACTGCAC GGTCTGTGCGTGTATGCAG ACACAACACAAGGTTGAAATGGACAAACGGGATGGTAAGTTTGGTCCTCAAGTTATGGCAGTGCCACCTGTTCAGCAAATGTCACGCCTTGATCAGGCTTATCCACCCACCGTTGGATATCCTCCTCCTGCATACGGGCAACCTGCTGGTTATCCACCTCCTCAAGCTCAAGGCTATCCTCCTCCTGGTTATCCGCCTGCTGGCTATCCGAAGTGA
- the LOC113705519 gene encoding brassinosteroid-responsive RING protein 1-like, with protein sequence MGFPVGCTDVFFPKLLIHILTILGLMRKFIYVLLSILGLGDFLEPEMPLQTWPESGGEPRSISASLIRELLPVVKFSEISDLAAPECCAVCLYEFEDDDEIRRLTNCRHIFHRSCLDRWMDHDQKTCPLCRTAFIPEDMQDAFNERLWLASGISDFYGEYSPMTL encoded by the coding sequence ATGGGTTTCCCAGTAGGTTGCACAGACGTATTCTTCCCCAAACTTCTGATCCACATTCTCACGATTCTGGGCTTAATGCGAAAATTCATCTACGTCCTTCTTTCAATTCTGGGTCTCGGAGATTTTCTGGAACCCGAAATGCCGCTCCAGACCTGGCCCGAATCCGGAGGCGAGCCGAGGTCCATATCCGCTTCCTTAATCCGGGAGTTATTACCTGTGGTGAAGTTCTCAGAGATAAGCGACTTGGCTGCTCCGGAGTGCTGCGCTGTTTGTTTGTACGAGTTCGAAGATGACGATGAGATCCGACGGCTGACGAACTGTCGGCACATATTTCATAGGAGCTGTCTGGACCGTTGGATGGACCACGATCAGAAGACGTGTCCGCTCTGCCGGACGGCTTTTATCCCGGAAGATATGCAGGACGCTTTCAACGAAAGGCTTTGGTTGGCTTCCGGGATTTCCGATTTCTACGGCGAGTACTCGCCGATGACTTTATAG